ACTAATACCATATACTGTTATGTCCTTATCTTTAGGAATTTCAAATCTTCCTCTTATACTTTCTGGAACAGATTCTAGATGCATAGTGTATTCACCAACAGGAATATGTCGGTGAGCTCCCTTTCCATCTGTTGTATAGGTATAAACCTCGCCTGTTTTTTTATTTGTTAGCGTAATCACTACACCAATTTGTTCTACAGAATCATGAAGTCCTGTACGATTAGTAAGAGGTCTAAAAGTAAAACCTACACCAAAGTTTGATTCAGTTATTTCTGGTTTTGGCTGAGGGTTTGGATCGATTTCATCTAAAGTTAGTACATTCCATCCATTAGTATGACCCCATAATGATTTTGTTTTACTTGTATCCACTTTTTCCTTATATTCATCTGGAACAGATTTTACACTTACTGTATAATCACCATCAGGTAATTTGAAATCAGCCAAGCCGTCTTTAGTTTCAAGCTCAATTGTTTTATTAGTTTTATTGTTTGTAAAAACTAAGGTAGCTCCTGGTATATTGATAACTTTACCATCTTTTGACCTGTAATTAAGCTTATATTGGTAGTCATAAACTTTAGCTTCATTATCTGTAGGTTGGGCTGGAGCTTTTAGTGGCTCTGCATTTTTCTTTGGTGCTTCTGATGGTTTAGTAGTTTCTGTTGCTGAACTTTCAGTTTCTGCCTCCTCTGCATAGGCATATGATCCGCCTAAACTGATACAAGCTATCAAAGCTACTAATAATATTTTCTTACTATTTTTCATAATGCCTCCTCTTCGTTTTTTGATGACATTTATCCTTTATTAATTATACCTTTCGACCTGCTTTTGTCTATCTTATAAGACACTTTATAGTGTTAAGTTATGGGCAAATTTAGGATTCATAAAATCGCAAAATATGTCTTTTCTCTCAATTTCTAATAACTAGGGTATAATGCCCTAGAAAAGAAGGTATTAGCATATTATAAGTTACATAGAAATGAAAGGATATTATGACAAAATTAATTGCAGTAGATTTAGACGGGACCTTGCTTGATAAAAAAGCAAATATCAGCAAGGCCCACAAGGATATTTTGACAAGGGCTATGAAGGCTGGCCACAAGGTGGCAATCATTACCGGTAGGCACTTTTATGGGTCAAGTGATGTTGCAAAAGAGCTTGGTTTTGACAAGTACGGTGGGATTTTATCCTCATCTAACGGAGCCAATGTCTATGATTTTGGCAAAAAAGAAACTATCATCAACCACGATATAGATCAAAAACTAGCCAGGGAAATGATCGATTTTGGGACAAGTCTGGGTTTTGATTTTATGATCTATGAGGATGGCAAGATCATGGCGGAAAAAAAAGACGCCTACAGCATGGATTTTATCCTTGCCAAAAATAAGGTCGAGCTTTTTGTCGATGAAAACTTGCGTGAGAACATAGATTTTGGTCTAAACAAGATAGTTTTCGCCGCTGATCCAGAGGTCATGGATAAAAACTTTGAGACCTTTAGGGACAAATTTTCCGACTCCATAAACTCCATCCACTCCATGCCCCAGTTCATAGACGCCATGCCAAAGGGTATCCACAAGGGCAAGAGCCTCTTAGAGATAGCCGATTATTTTGGGATAAAAAGAGAAGACACTATAGCCTTTGGCGATGAGATGAACGATGATACCATGATAGAGGCCGCTGGCACGGGGGTAGCCATGGCAAATGCAAACCCAGAAATAAAAAAAATAGCAGATGAGATCTGCCCATCCAACCAAGAGGATGGTATAGCAATATTTTTAGAAAATAGATTGTTTGGTAAATAAAACTGGGACTTTCTTTTTTTAAATGATTCTGATCCAAGGAGAGATCTCTCGACTACGCTCGAGATAAGGGATGTAGCTGGCTATGAGGTAGTCTTTTCCCTACGTCATCCCGAAGCCTTGGCGAGAGATCTCATGAAGCTGGATTGTCTTTAATTTGTGAGATCCCTCACATGCGTTCGGGATGACGTGTGGTGGCGTTCGAGATGGCTGGTGTAGTTCGGGATGGCATTTCAGATACTACTAGAAGACTAGCACAACTCCCCCTTTTTTCGACCGAACAGACCTTCCCCTTTTTTCTATTGGAATTGTCACAGTGAACAAGCCCGTACGAATATCGCTTCTTCAAAGCTCTCCGTGCTGTCGCACTATTATTCGGCACAAACATGCCATTCAAGGCATATTTATGTGGCTCGGAGAGGACCCGTGCGGAGCACTCGCAGCGAAGCGAGAATAGAGAACTGATGAAATTCCTTAATCAAGGCTTTTCGAGACGAAGGCTCGCCTGAGTCCGAAAACTACTGTCGACCGAACGAAGCGGCAAGCCCGTCGGCACGTGGAGACTGGAGAAATCTCTTGACCTAGATTTTTAATTATTTTTATAAATTTCTAAATATAAAAAGACTCTGGATATTATTATTCCAAAGTCTTTTATTTATAAACCTCTCTCCTATGACCTAGCTCGAGAGCTAAAATCAAAAGCTTGTCATCTTCTATCAAACAAATCAGCCTATAAGGTCCGATCCTGTATCGCCAGTACCCTCTCTTGTCACCTACCAAGGCCTTTCCCAGCTTGCGTGGGTCGTCACAATATAGCAAATTCTTTTCTATATATGAAATTATTAGTTTTTGGACGGATTTATCCATCTTTTTTAGTTGTTTTAAAACTCTTTTGTGGTATTCGAACCTATAAACCGAGCTCATCTAATACCTCTTTATGACTGTAGGTCTCAGGGTTGTTCATATATTCCTCATAGGCCGCATCAGCCACCTTTAGATCATACTCATCTTCAAGCTTGTCCAAAATAGCGTCTTTGACAACTTTAGAAAAACTCTCTTGGGCAAAGTCAGCATATTCGCTAATAATCCTAGCTTCTTCTTTGCTAAACCTTATAGTTTTGACAACACTATCCATAAAAGCCCTCCTTTTTTGTAATACCATTGTATGCTCAATAGAAAAAAAATCAAGATTAGGTTATTTAATTCTGACCTTATTTCAAGATATCTCGACTTTGCTTACGCTCTGCTCGAGATAAAAGGGGGGGCTGAGGTCTCGCAACTCCGCTCGAGACAAGGGAAGGGGCTGAGATATCTCGACTTTGGTCTAGTCTGGTCTGGATTTGAGGGCTTCACTTAGGAATCATTGTGGAGTTTTCGCTCACGCTTAGAAAATTAGAAAATATTAGGATAAAAAAAAGCCCCTCGAGGCTTTTTTTTATTGAAATGATTTAGAAGCTTTTCTAATCATCACGGAATTTTGAAAAATACTAACTATATTTTAATACCATAACAAGTCCAGGACTAGCATGCCAATAATTACTATAGCTTACTTTTATATAGACCTATGAAGACTTGCCTTTTTTAGAATCTGATATGACAAAGGCTAGTTATCATCTATAGTATTTAATCTTCTTTTTTCTTTTTCTTTGTACCAAGAAGACCTGCTATGGATATGCCCATGGCTGTGATTACAGGAGTGACTGATCCTATACCAGTTTTTGGATTTGATGATTTCTTTTTGGATAGGTCATCAGAATCGCCAGAGTCCTGGTGTTTTCTTGATAGCTCATCAGATCTTTCATCTTTATTTTCTTTTTTGGTATTTTCTTCATCCCTAGGATCTTCTTTTTCTGATTTTGGATCTTCATTAACAGGTTTTTCTGGATCTTCCTTCTCAGTTTTTTCTGGTTTTGGATCTTCATGGCCTGGTTTTTCTGGGTCTTCCTTGCCAGGCTTTGCTGGTTTTGGATCTTCATTAACAGGTTTTTCTGGATCTTCCTTGCCAGGCTCTGCTGGATTTTCTGGATCTTTTGGATTTACTGGTGGGATTGGGCAGACATTTTTAGTTCCAACTTTTACAATCTTCTTAACTGGGTCTGTGATTACTTTTTCTTCCCTAGAAACTTCTTTGCTATTTTCAATAGTGATAGTAGTTTCTTTCTTACCTAGTTTTCCTTCTTGAACTGTTTCAGTCTTTCCAGCTTCCATTTCAGGATCTTCTATGATTTCAATTTCAAAAGGAAGGTCAGATTCAACTTTAACTTTTCCTTCAGTTTTAGAACCATATTCATATTCTGCATTTGTTGGTTCAGTTCTTTCTACCTTGGTTTCAAGCTTACCTGTTTCTTTGTTGAAGGTAGTTGTGACAGTAATTTTACCTGGAGTACCATCTTTTATTTTTTTGATTGTTCCAGCTTCAAGATTTGGATTATGTTTGTATTCTGTATCGTGTGGAATTTCTTCTTCCTTAACAACAGGCTTGATACCAACTTTTACAACTCTCTTAACTGGGTCTTTTGTTTCTTCCTTGGTTACAAGTTTGTTTTGGTCTTTGTCATAAGAAGTTGTGATGGTAACTTTTCCTTTTTCACCAGATGTTACTTCTTCTTCATTGCCCACTTCAACATTTTCATCATAGATGTATTCTGTTTCAAATGGTTTTTCAACTTCCTTAATAATTGGCTTGATACCAATCTTAATTACCTTATCTACAGGATCTTTAGTAGTCTTGAATTCACCTTCTTTAGTTTCGGTAACTTTGCCATCTTTGATTACAAGAGTATTGGTTCTTTCTTGCTCTCCTGGTGTTCCACCGGTTTCTTCACGTTGACCAGCTTCAAGATTTTCGTCATACTCATATCTAGTTTCGAATGGTAATTCTTTCTTTTCTTTGATTTCGTGAGTACCGTCATTTGTTCCTTCACCAACTAAGACAACTGCATTTTTAGCTTTTTTAGTTACTGTTGGTTCAGAAGTTTTTGTTACCTTAGAGTTTTCTATAGTAAGGGTTCTTTCTTGTTCACCCTTTTCACCCCTTAGCTCATTTCCTTCATCATCAGTAGCGTATTTCCATTCACCCTTCTTTAGGCTTGGGTCTTTTCTAACTTCTACTTCAAATGGGAGTTCTTCTGTGTAGGTGTGAGTACCTTTTGTACCAGATGCTATGAATTGGACTTCTGTCTCTCTTGTTCCAACTTCTGTGTCTCCTTCATAATAGTGGGCAGTTACTGGTACGTTTAATAGGGCCCCGTCGATTGATTTGCCATCTGTAGCGTTTGGTACAGTGGCAGTGACCTTACCTGTTTTTTCATCTATAGATACATTCCAAGTATTGCCCTTATCATCTGCGTAGGTATTAGATTTTAGACTGTACCTAGTTGGTCTTCTGTTGAATTCGTCAGTTTTATTTAAAATTACATCAGAAGATATCTCATCTCCCGCCTTGCCAGCCTTAGCATTGTAGCGGGCTGTCATGTTTGCTCTTTCTTTGATGACAAATTCTGCTGTAGTTTCTTCTGTTATATCCTTGTCTGGCTCATCTGGGTCTTGGTAGTGGGCGACTACTGGGACTTCGAGTTTTTCTCCACCATCAAATTTTGATGGGTTCTTTGGTTTTGCTGTTATCTGTCCAGTTGTTTCATTAATTGATACATCCCATTCATTTCCATGGTCGTCCTTAAACTCTGTTCCTTCTGGTATAGAATAGGATTTTGGACTTAGTTTCTTATCATTTTCTGGAACTGAAACTTGGGAGTTTTGTTCATCTGATGGGAATTCAACTTGGGCATGGTATTCTGGCTTATTATTATCTGAATCTTGGACTACGAAGTGGAACCAGTGGACGTCTTTTGATCCGTTTGTGTAGGTGTACTCAACTGGTAGGGCTATAAAGTCCCCAGCCTTAGCTGATGATGGAGCAGTTATGGTGAATTTTGATATGTCGTGAGGGTCTACATCTAGCTTCCACTTATCTTTTTCCGCCTTGCCTTCATTTTCCTTGTTGAGAAAGTCCATGTTTATCCTACCAGAAGCTTCTCCCCTGCCATCAGCTGCGTTCATTTCTTCAGCAGTCTTTTGATTTGGTTTTGGACTTTCTGGATTATACATTTCAACATTGAAAGCTTCGCCTGGTTTTACATTTGAATAAGTCCTCTCAGATGTATCGCCTTTTTTATCTTTGAAGGATTGGTCATAGTAGCGTGTATCGTCTAGGTTTAGCTTGAATCCACCAATTAGGTTGTAGTGGTCGTAGCGGTCGATGCCTTGCTTATCGATAACTACATCTTGGCCCTTGTGCTTAATAGTAGCAGATCCTGCACCTGTTTCTACATAAGTTCCTGTTTCACCATATTCATCTGGTGTTTCAGCTATTTTTCTAAATTCTTCAGTTTTTCTTGGGCGGGCAAAGAATTTGACATCTAAGTTTTGAAGAGCCTTGTAGTCATCTGTATTGAAGATTGAGTCTTCATTGATGATAGTCTTGCCGTTTTCGTCTTTTTTTAGGGCTCCTTCTGGCATCTTTACAAAGATATTGCCATTATCTCCTATATAGGCACTTGCTCCTGGGACAATTTTGCCTGTAATAGGGTTATAAACTTGGCCTACTAGCCTTTCCTTGGCACTGTCATCAATATTATCTACCTTAATCCCAGTATCGATGTCTTGGCCTTGGACAAAGTACTTAGATGTTGGATCATAATTATTTTTATTAAGTTTTAACTCTTCAAGTTTGTCATTTTCATTTGGCCATGGGTTGACCTTGTAGGTTATACCGAAGCTACCTTTAAAAAACTGATTTTTAGGATTATCTTGAGTGTAGTCATCCTTAAAACCAAAAGAAGTAGAGTCATTATCCTTATTATTAAGGTGCTTTAAGGTTTCTTCACTTGCGTCATAGTTAAGGTTCCTTTGCTTTCCAGCACCATCAATTATAGCATTTTCGTCTGGCTTGTAGGTTACATCAGGAGATTCAGGTGTTAACTTTTCACCCTGACCCATCATTGGCTTGTTTCCTTTATCAAGAGGTATAAGTCCAGAGTCTGTAACATAAATCTTAGTATAGGTTCTCTGACCAGTCTTCTTGTCTATGGTGATTTGATAACCATATTCAGTCTTACTTGGTGATGTTGCGGATGGATTTTTAAGTTCAAATTTAAAGCCGTCTTTTTCAACCTTTTCATTAGTTTTACCGAGCGCCTGATTTGTATCTCCCGGCTCTAGGTCAGTTGTCTTATAACGTTCAGATTCGCTATAGTCTTTGATTAGCTTCTCATCGCCAGCAGGTGTGTATGGGTTGATAGTTTCGACTTTTTCTACTTCTACTTCCTTATCACCCTTTTTTTCTTTGACTTTTCTTTTTACTGTGATGATGCCAGTATTTTTATCTACAGAAATTTGACCATCTGGATAGGATTTTTGGGCAGTTTGAGTAAGTTTTTCTACCTCCTCATCTGTGAGGGGTTTTTCTGCTACAGGATCTACATCTGTGACAGGGCCTTTATTTTGGCTAGGACTTGCTTTTTGAGCTTGGTTTTGTTTTTCTCCCGATACTTCTATAGTATTAGCATCTGTATTTGGCCCTTGATCATCTACAAGTCCTGTGTTTATACTTTCGGTTTGGTTTTGGGAAGACCTATCCCCTGTGTTTTCTTTTTCTGGCTGGTTTACACCTGGATTTTTTGGATCTGCTGTATTTGTGGATGGTTTTGCATCGGCCTTGTCTTGGTCAGATTTTTCCTTGCCAGCTGCATTTTCTCCTAGCTTTGCCTCTGTATTTTCTCCGCTAGATTTTTCTTGATTATTAGCAGCAGGACCTGTAGATTTTTGATCATCTAAATTTCCTACTTGGTCTATATTTCCTGTATGGTTATCGCTATTTGCATACTCTTGTTCACTCACGATAGGGCTTGTACTATCTTTGCTTTCATCAGCATGAGATAGTCCAGCTCCTCCAAGTACGAATGATACAGATAGGGCAAGTGCGACTAGATTCTGTTTCTTATTCATTTTTCCCCCTTTAAAAACTTCTATCTTACAATATATTTATCAGTATATATTCGATAATGATTTTAGCTAAATTTTTTCAGTTTTAATTCTATCTAACAGATTATACTGGAATTGCATAATAATTCAAAATAAAATTTCAAAAGCTCGATTTTTAGCCATTCCTCTTGGTGAATATATGCAAAAAAAGTGGTAAAACAAAATGTTAAACAATCATCATAGATTATTATGGGCTTAGATAGATAAATTCACTTCTAATAAATATCTATGTAAGATCACATGAAATATGCCCAAATAATTGGAATGTTTGTCATTTTGTTTTACCACTTATTTATGGTAGGGTTCTTTATTTATTATCCTATAGGCCCTATATATTTGCTCTATGAGGATGACTCTCATGAGCTGGTGGGGATAGGTCATTTTGCCAAAAGAAATTTGTAGGTTGGATCTTTTTTGGATATTTGCCCCTAGGCCATTTGATCCACCAATGACAAAGACTAGGTCCCTGCCAAAGCCATCTAGCATTTCCCCTTGGATCATTTTTGCAAAACCTATGGAGTCTAGGCTTTTGCCGTCTATTTCTAGGCTAACTACAAAGGCATCATCTTTGATTTTTGACAGAAGCCTATCTCCTTCTGTCTCTTTTATAGTTTTTATTTCTATTTCTGATAGAGTCTCTGGGGCCTTTTCGTCGGCTACTTCTATGATCTCTAGCTTGTTGTAGGCCTTCATCCTTTTTGTGTATTCGCCTATGGCAGCCCTATAAAAATCCTCTTTGATCTTGCCTACGGCAAGTATTTTTATAATCATCAGTTTTGGTCTTTGACATAGGATGAGTAGGAGTCAAAAATCTTTGAAAAGCCTGATGATTTGAGGACTTCCTTGACTACATCCTTGATTTCTGAGGTCTTGTGAATGTTATTATTGCCCGTATCATCAAAAAGTTTTTTGCTAACCTCTTTTAGGATCATGGCAAGGTCTGATGAGTTTAGTGGCATCTCTGACCTGTCGGCGGCATTGTTTATGGACCTGCCAATTTTTTCTTCGTTGTATTTTTCTAGTCTGCCAGATTTTTTGACTACATACCTGTCCTTGCCAGCAAGCATAGCCATAATCTGATCAACTGGCAAATTCTCTACCATTTTTTGTAGGTCTACGTCAGCTATCTCGTGTTTTTTTAAAAAATCCTCTACAAGGTCTAAAATTTTCTCTGTCATGATTTCTCCTTAAATTATTGTATGTTGTATATAATATATACCCGTTTTGGCGCTAGATTATCAAGATTAAGGGCAGAAATAAACAAAGTCCACCTATCCCTAGTCTCGTGCGTACCCCTCCCTTATCTCGAGCATACCTCTCCCTTATCTCAAGCGTAGTCGAGAGATCTCATGAACATAGGGCTTTCCCTATAACTTATCCACCAAGGTCATCCCAAGCATTTTCTACGTCATCCCTAACGTTACCCTACGTCATCCCGAACGCATGTGATGGATCCCATGAACATAGGAAATATTCCTATAATCTTATTTCTTTATTTACTATTTTTTTGATCATTACAATTTTTTTGGATATTAACATAATTCCTTCGTTCCAAGGGGAGACCCAAGGGGGCGGCAGATGCCCCCTCATCGGTCTCCCCTTATACCCCTCTACGTTTCACCCCCGTCTGCTCCTTAGGCGGAGTGCAGGATCAGTAGATTGCCTTTCGGCAATCCACTTATGGTAGGGGGATTCCTCTGTTTTTGTAGGATTTTTCTTTAAGTGATTTATAATCCCAAGCCCCTAAAAATCGCAAACTCGCTACGCTCAAACAGTGCGATTTTCTTAACGGGTCATGGAATTATAAATCTTGCTGATAATTTACATCTTGGTATAAAGAAAATCTTATTTTTTTATAAATTTTTAGAACTGATGTTCTGCTAGTCAAACGGTTTGCCAAAGGCAAACCTCCTTATCCCCCGAGAGGGGCCGCCTGGAGGGGGTAGCGTAAGGGGGCTAGGGGGAGCCGGTGGGGGAACATGCGGAACGTTCCCCTGGGCTCCCCCTGGAACGGAGTATTATATTAATAATCAAAAATAGTTATAAAAAGAAAAAAATTAAAGATTCAAATAATAGGGTCATAGGAATAAACCCTATTTCTAGATCGCCCCTTAGGTCTCCCCTTTAACAGCGGGATATGTAAATATGCAAAACAAATAAAAGATCAAGATATAATAAATACAAAAAAAAAAATTATAAGAGATATTTTATATTATCTTAAAAACTATTTTTATAAAGCAAAAAACACTCACAAGGAGTGTTTTTTTTGCTTTCTCGCTTCGCTGCGAGGTGGTCTGCACGGGTCCTCCCAAAGGCTGGCTTTTCTTTCTCTCTTCGCTGCGAACCGCTCCGCGGGGCTCCTCTATGCGCCGGAGGGGCGAGTCTAATACATAGGCATCTGTGGTGCGCCGCCCATGATTGGTTCTTCTTTTGGTATGTCTGCTACTGCTGTTTCTGTTGTTAGTATCATTCCAGCTACGCTTACTGCGTTTTGTAGGGCTGATCTTGTTACTTTTGTTGGTTCTACTATGCCTGCTTGGAACATGTTTACATATTTGTCGTTGTAGGCATCGTAGCCTGTTTCTTTGTCGGAGTTTTTGACTTTTTCTACTATTACAGATCCGTCTAGGCCTGCGTTTGCTACTATTTGTCTAAGTGGGGCTTCTAGGGCTCTTTCTATGATTAGGGCACCTGTTTTTTCATCGCCTATTAGGCTTTCTCTGAGTTCTTCTACTTTTTCTATAGCGCCTATTAGGACTACGCCGCCGCCTGCTACTATACCTTCTTCTACAGCTGCTCTTGTAGCTGATAGGGCATCTTCGATGCGGTATTTTTTCTCTTGCATTTCTGTTTCTGTAGCTGCTCCTACGTTGATAACTGCTACACCGCCTGCAAGTTTGGCTAGTCTTTCGTTTAATTTTTCTTTTTCGTATTCGCTTTCTTCGCAAGATACTTGGTGTCTTATTGTTTGAACTCTTTCTTCTAATATAGCCTTGTCGCCCTTGCCTTCTACTATGGTTGTGTTGTCTTTGTCGACTTTGACTTTTTTAGCTGATCCTAGCATGTCAATTGTAGCTTCTTTGAGGTCCATGCCCAAATCTTCGCTTACAACTTTTGCTCCTGTTAGTATTGCTATATCTTCTAGCATGGCTTTTCTTCTGTCGCCATAGCCTGGTGCTTTAACTGCTACTACATTGAATGTTCCCCTTAGTTTGTTAAGTATAAGGGTTGTAAGTGCTTCGCCTTCTACATCATCAGCTATGATCAAAAGTGGTCTTGCTTCTTGGACAATTTGTTCTAATAGTGGAAGGATTTCCTGGATATTTGCGATCTTTTTGTCTGTAATTAGGATATATGGATCGTCAAGCTCTGCTATCATCTTTTCATTGTCTGTTGCCATGTATGGTGATAGGTAGCCCTTGTCAAAGGCCATACCCTCTACTAGGTCTAGGTAGGTGTCTGTTGTTTTTGATTCTTCTACTGTGATGACCCCATCATTGCCGACTTTTTCCATAGCATCAGCTATAAGCTTGCCTATGTTTTCGTCTTGGGATGAGATTGTACCTACGTTTTCTATGGCTTGCTTGTCCTCAACATCTTTTGAGTTTGCCTTTATATAGTCAACTACTACATCTGTTGCCTTTTTTAGGCCCTTGTTTAGGACTATTGGATTTGCGCCTGCTGCTAGGTTTTTAAGGCCTTCTTTTATAATAGAATGAGCTAGGACTGTAGCTGTTGTTGTACCATCACCTGCTACGTCATTGGTTTTTGTGGCTACTTCTTTGACTAGCTGAGCGCCCATGTTTTCAAACCTATCTTCTAATTCTATATCACTTGCAATTGTCACACCGTCATTTGTGATGGTTGGTGCTCCATATGCCTTGTCTAAAACTACGTTTCTACCCTTTGGTCCAAGGGTAACCCTAACTGCATTTGCAAGTTTGTCTATGCCTCTTTCGAGACCCTCTCTAGCCTCTGCTCCAAATTTAATTTCTTTTGCCATATTTTCCTCCTAGTCTTCTACTACTGCCAAAATATCGTTGTATTTGACAACTATAAACTTTTCATCATCGAGTTTTACATCTGTGCCTGCGTATTGGGAATAAATCACCTTGTCGCCAACTTTGAGTGATCCCTTTTTCTTTTCATCATTTTCTATATCGCTAGAAATGGCTATGATCTCTGCGTATTGTGGTTTTTCTTGTGCGCTTTCTGGGAGAACTATCCCAGATGCTGTTGTTTTTTCTGCTTCAGCTTTTTTTATAACTACCCTATCACCGATTGGTTTTAAATTCATATCATTCTCCTTTTTTATATTTAGCAGTCGAGTGTATCGAGTGCTAATGCCTACTTATAATATACTAAGATGATTTTAATTTGCAAGATTTTTTTCAAAAATATGACAAAAACATTGTATTTACCATTTTTTATCATGGAGTATAATAAAATAAAGTTGTTTTAAAATCAAAGGAGATAATTATGATGCTAAATGACAAGGCAATCCTGCCTGAGGGCAAGGATTTAGCTTTTGAAATAAATAACAAGGCCAATGCAGCCATAAAAAAATACGGACGAGATTCCGTCATCAATGCTGCCTTGGGGACCCTTGCCGATGATAAGGGCAAGCTCATAGCCCTTGATTCTTTTTATAATAGACTAGAAAAAATGGATAGGTCCCTCATAGCCTCCTACGCTCCTATAGAAGGAGAGAAGGACTTTAGGGAGGCAGTCCTAGCTAGCCTTTTTGAAGACCACAGGCCAAAAGCCTATATGCGAGTCATCTCTACGCCGGGTGGTACAGGGGCTATCAGGTCAGGGATTTTTTCCTATGTGGGAGATGATGATTATGTCATCTGTCATGATTATTACTGGGCACCTTATGGGAAAATCTGCAAGGAATTTGGCAAAAATTTTAAAACCTACAATTTTTTTACAGATGATTTTAGCTTTGATATAAAAGCATACAAAGACTGCCTGGACTTTGCCCTAGAAGGTAGGGACAGGGTCCTATCCCTGATAAACTCCCCAGGCAACAACCCAACCGGCTATTCCCTATCTGATGATGAGTGGGACCAGGTTTTAGACCTTGCCAAAGAAAAGGCAAGAGCTGGCAAAAAAATAATCCTCCTTGTGGATGTAGCCTATATAGAGTACGCAGGAGACGGAGACCAAAAGAAATTTTTCGAGAAATTTTCTGACCTGCCAGAAAATATTTTTGTAATAATTGCCTACTCTATGAGCAAGTCCCACACAGCCTATGGTCTCAGGTCAGGAGCTGCTATAGGGATTTCTTCAAAAAAGGAAATAGTAGATGAGTTTGAAAAATCCATTGCCCATTCTGCTAGGTGCAACTGGTCAAATGGAGTCCACGCCCCACAGAATATCCTTGCCGACCTAGAAAAGGATGAAAACAAGGATGAGTACGAAAAGGAACTCATTTCCCTAAAAAATATGCTTAGGGACAGGGCTGATGTTTTTATAGACCAAGCCCAAAAACACAAAATTGATATGATCCCATATTTTGGTGGATTTTTTACCTTTATCCCTACTGATAGGGCCTTTGAGATTGCAGACAAACTAGAAAAAGAAAACATCTTTACAATCCCATCTAAAAAAGGTATCAGAGTGGCTATTTGTGCT
This window of the Anaerococcus mediterraneensis genome carries:
- a CDS encoding pyridoxal phosphate-dependent aminotransferase produces the protein MMLNDKAILPEGKDLAFEINNKANAAIKKYGRDSVINAALGTLADDKGKLIALDSFYNRLEKMDRSLIASYAPIEGEKDFREAVLASLFEDHRPKAYMRVISTPGGTGAIRSGIFSYVGDDDYVICHDYYWAPYGKICKEFGKNFKTYNFFTDDFSFDIKAYKDCLDFALEGRDRVLSLINSPGNNPTGYSLSDDEWDQVLDLAKEKARAGKKIILLVDVAYIEYAGDGDQKKFFEKFSDLPENIFVIIAYSMSKSHTAYGLRSGAAIGISSKKEIVDEFEKSIAHSARCNWSNGVHAPQNILADLEKDENKDEYEKELISLKNMLRDRADVFIDQAQKHKIDMIPYFGGFFTFIPTDRAFEIADKLEKENIFTIPSKKGIRVAICATNKDDIIKLVERIAYYLGK
- the groL gene encoding chaperonin GroEL (60 kDa chaperone family; promotes refolding of misfolded polypeptides especially under stressful conditions; forms two stacked rings of heptamers to form a barrel-shaped 14mer; ends can be capped by GroES; misfolded proteins enter the barrel where they are refolded when GroES binds), whose translation is MAKEIKFGAEAREGLERGIDKLANAVRVTLGPKGRNVVLDKAYGAPTITNDGVTIASDIELEDRFENMGAQLVKEVATKTNDVAGDGTTTATVLAHSIIKEGLKNLAAGANPIVLNKGLKKATDVVVDYIKANSKDVEDKQAIENVGTISSQDENIGKLIADAMEKVGNDGVITVEESKTTDTYLDLVEGMAFDKGYLSPYMATDNEKMIAELDDPYILITDKKIANIQEILPLLEQIVQEARPLLIIADDVEGEALTTLILNKLRGTFNVVAVKAPGYGDRRKAMLEDIAILTGAKVVSEDLGMDLKEATIDMLGSAKKVKVDKDNTTIVEGKGDKAILEERVQTIRHQVSCEESEYEKEKLNERLAKLAGGVAVINVGAATETEMQEKKYRIEDALSATRAAVEEGIVAGGGVVLIGAIEKVEELRESLIGDEKTGALIIERALEAPLRQIVANAGLDGSVIVEKVKNSDKETGYDAYNDKYVNMFQAGIVEPTKVTRSALQNAVSVAGMILTTETAVADIPKEEPIMGGAPQMPMY
- the groES gene encoding co-chaperone GroES; its protein translation is MNLKPIGDRVVIKKAEAEKTTASGIVLPESAQEKPQYAEIIAISSDIENDEKKKGSLKVGDKVIYSQYAGTDVKLDDEKFIVVKYNDILAVVED